TTACTTCAAGAGGCTATTCAATTTCAAGAAAGACAGGGATGGTTATTGGAAGTGGTTTGCTGGTAACTTGGCCTCAGGAGCTGCAGCtggtgcttcttcttctttgtttgtcTACTCTTTGGACTATGCTCGTACCCGTTTGACTAATGATTCTAAGGCTGTAAAGATGGGAGGAGAGAGACAATTCAATGGTCTGATTGATGTGTACAAGAAGACATTGAAATCTGATGGTATTGCTGGTCTATACCGTGGATTCAGTGTATCAATTGTTGGTATCATTGTTTACCGTGGTTTGTACTTTGGACTGTATGATTCACTCAAGCCTGTGGTCCTAACGGGAGGTTTGCAGGTTAGTGGATCACATTTTacgttttgtttttatttttggttcatCATTATGGTATTGATATTTTGCTTCTGTTGaattggttttctgtttttttttttttaatataaaatgaGAAATTTGTTGATTTGGCAATTGTAGTAATTTGATTTGTGTTCTTTGTATTTCTATGTGCTTGTAAATTTCTATTTATTCTATTTTGGAGGATTGATTCTAAGGATATgcaaattctttatttgttggcTGTAGTTGTATTTATATTTACTTGACCTGTTCTGGACTCGATTTTTATGGCTTATGAGTGTTCCCTACACATGTTTCAGAGTATCCAGCTGACAtcgttttgtttttgaaaactaCAGGATAGTTTCTTTGCTAGCTTTGCTCTTGGATGGGTCATCACTAATGGTGCTGGTCTTGCTGCCTACCCAATGGACACTGTTCGTAGAAGAATGATGATGACCTCCGGTGAAGCCGTCAAGTACAAGAGTTCTTTTGATGCCTTTGCGCAGATCTTGAAGAATGAGGGTGCCAAGTCCCTGTTCAAGGGTGCTGGTGCAAACATCCTCCGTGGCATTGCTGGTGCTGGTGTCCTTTCTGGTTATGACAAGTTGCAGCTGATTGTGTTCGGGAAGAGTTACGGTTCTGGATCTGGTTAAGAATGTCTCCTCTCCCAAGCCAGATAGCTtttagatgatgatgatgaaaatctcttcctttttttttttttttttttttagtctgaAGTACTTATTTCGGCAAaattttccttgaataattcAGTTATAGGGGAGTTGTTCCCAAACAGATTTTTACAATGTGGTGTAAATTTCACACATATTTGGAATTTTAGTCAGATGATATGCAGGttattttgtgtgtttcaattgtTAAATGTCAATTCTTTTTCTAA
This portion of the Rosa chinensis cultivar Old Blush chromosome 1, RchiOBHm-V2, whole genome shotgun sequence genome encodes:
- the LOC112182404 gene encoding ADP,ATP carrier protein 1, mitochondrial; translation: MVDQVQHPTVMQKVAGQLLQQSIQGYDTGFQRQGMYQRRPAYGNYSNAALQYPMMPACRATTDLSMIPSTASPVFVQAPAEKSHFVIDFLMGGVSGAVSKTAAAPIERVKLLVQNQDEMIKSGRLSQPYKGIGECFSRTIKEEGFGSLWRGNATNVIRYFPTQAFNFAFKDYFKRLFNFKKDRDGYWKWFAGNLASGAAAGASSSLFVYSLDYARTRLTNDSKAVKMGGERQFNGLIDVYKKTLKSDGIAGLYRGFSVSIVGIIVYRGLYFGLYDSLKPVVLTGGLQDSFFASFALGWVITNGAGLAAYPMDTVRRRMMMTSGEAVKYKSSFDAFAQILKNEGAKSLFKGAGANILRGIAGAGVLSGYDKLQLIVFGKSYGSGSG